The following coding sequences lie in one Candidatus Neptunochlamydia sp. REUL1 genomic window:
- a CDS encoding glycosyltransferase family 2 protein, with protein MTGILTTALNSPKSPRQLSLVKKGYTLLFVFFCLCGFSDNYELSACCMFKNNPQYEREWKDMEEWLEYHRVLGVEHFFIYADRCTEDFIKNFDWYVDKGIVTIIKVRNKSWDHSSFQGECLDDFLSSFGHLTNWCLMTDPDEFIVTKAHNNIKAMLDSLDENVGQILLQWVVFGSSDYESLPLDELLTERFIFCGDNDWVVYKDICKPKLVSNHKSLHSACLKHGAKTIIAPLDFAQINHYWTKDESYFRMKMKRRNALKMTRGHVSELEISELLKRFNRNEDYSIFNFIPALKEALYLKHQAVLTEYQEVGF; from the coding sequence ATGACTGGAATTTTAACTACTGCCTTGAATAGTCCTAAGTCACCTAGACAACTTTCTCTAGTAAAAAAAGGATATACTCTTTTATTTGTGTTTTTTTGTCTTTGTGGTTTTTCAGATAATTATGAATTATCAGCCTGTTGTATGTTTAAAAATAATCCTCAATATGAAAGGGAATGGAAGGATATGGAGGAATGGTTAGAGTATCACAGGGTATTGGGTGTTGAACACTTTTTTATATACGCAGATAGATGCACAGAAGATTTTATAAAAAATTTTGATTGGTATGTTGATAAAGGTATTGTCACAATCATCAAAGTAAGAAATAAATCTTGGGATCATTCTAGTTTTCAAGGGGAGTGCCTTGATGATTTTTTGTCTAGTTTTGGTCACCTTACTAACTGGTGTCTTATGACTGACCCAGATGAATTCATCGTTACAAAAGCACATAATAATATCAAAGCAATGTTAGACTCCTTGGATGAAAATGTTGGTCAAATATTATTACAGTGGGTGGTATTTGGATCATCAGACTATGAAAGTTTACCTTTAGATGAGCTGCTTACAGAACGTTTTATCTTTTGTGGTGATAATGATTGGGTTGTATATAAGGACATTTGTAAACCAAAATTGGTGTCTAATCATAAGTCTTTACACAGCGCTTGCTTAAAACATGGGGCAAAGACCATAATTGCACCTTTAGATTTTGCTCAAATTAATCATTATTGGACAAAAGATGAATCTTATTTTCGAATGAAAATGAAGAGAAGAAATGCGCTAAAGATGACAAGGGGGCATGTTTCAGAATTAGAAATTTCAGAACTCCTAAAGCGTTTTAATCGCAATGAAGATTACTCAATTTTTAATTTCATCCCAGCATTGAAAGAGGCTTTATACCTTAAGCACCAAGCCGTCTTGACAGAATATCAGGAGGTAGGATTCTGA
- a CDS encoding DUF7674 family protein produces MKEITEEKCIELMKEKFPKFLPYWEKYVEEEGLDDGITIKVIPFAEYTIDRLNLCDDLELGKIFDLVEFLLNRGDQSVQNAMATGYLECLMHKDPNEIKFRGFVKFLGKHSLEYCKAWDKFTGVRTDGLWDEEVI; encoded by the coding sequence ATGAAAGAAATAACAGAAGAAAAGTGCATAGAATTAATGAAAGAAAAATTCCCAAAGTTTCTTCCATATTGGGAAAAATATGTTGAGGAAGAAGGTTTAGATGATGGCATCACCATTAAAGTTATCCCGTTTGCTGAGTATACTATAGATAGATTAAATCTTTGCGACGATCTAGAGTTAGGGAAGATTTTTGATTTAGTGGAGTTTTTGTTGAATAGAGGGGATCAATCTGTGCAAAATGCTATGGCGACTGGATACTTAGAATGTTTAATGCACAAAGACCCAAATGAAATCAAATTTCGAGGCTTCGTTAAATTTCTTGGAAAGCATTCTCTTGAATATTGCAAAGCCTGGGATAAATTTACTGGAGTTAGAACAGATGGTCTTTGGGATGAAGAAGTCATTTAA
- a CDS encoding IS5 family transposase yields the protein MTNKKDSNPSKKRNLYRIRNWKQYNTSLKNRGSITFWFSPEVIEKWYSNENLGSRGRPKFYSDDAILCALMIRAVFHCKLRQLQGFIESLIAILGLNLNCPHYSVFSRRARHLKIPLKRPLKSGESLNVIFDSTGLKVFGEGEWKTRKHGYSKRRTWRKLHVGMCVDSNEIVIGALSSNNVTDDAAMVEMMDCLDDFSLGDVYGDGAYDTIDCRMAVDDRGGRPVIPPPKNARLHKKDPAPCLAQRNTAIEEIRRGGEDGRKLWKEKVGYHKRSLVETFMFRFKTIVGDKLRSRTWGNQFTESMIKLQALNCMTELGMPDSYKVIN from the coding sequence ATGACGAATAAGAAAGATTCAAACCCATCCAAAAAGAGAAATCTCTATCGAATCCGCAACTGGAAGCAGTATAACACATCATTGAAAAATAGGGGGAGCATCACTTTTTGGTTTAGTCCCGAAGTTATAGAGAAGTGGTATTCCAACGAAAATTTAGGTAGTCGAGGTCGGCCAAAATTCTATTCTGATGACGCCATCCTATGTGCCTTGATGATACGCGCAGTTTTTCATTGCAAGCTTCGTCAACTTCAGGGTTTTATCGAGTCACTTATTGCGATCTTAGGTCTCAACCTTAACTGCCCCCATTACTCAGTCTTCTCTCGGAGAGCCAGACATCTGAAAATCCCTTTAAAAAGGCCTCTTAAGTCAGGGGAAAGCTTGAATGTGATTTTCGATTCTACCGGATTGAAAGTTTTTGGTGAGGGTGAATGGAAAACCCGCAAGCATGGATACTCTAAAAGGAGAACATGGAGAAAACTTCATGTGGGCATGTGTGTTGATTCGAATGAGATTGTTATTGGAGCTCTGAGCTCAAATAATGTAACTGATGACGCAGCTATGGTTGAGATGATGGATTGCCTAGACGACTTCTCGTTGGGAGATGTTTACGGTGACGGGGCCTATGACACAATAGATTGTCGGATGGCCGTAGATGATCGAGGGGGAAGGCCGGTCATTCCACCACCAAAAAATGCCCGCCTTCACAAGAAAGATCCCGCTCCATGCTTGGCTCAAAGAAATACAGCTATAGAGGAAATCAGGCGAGGTGGAGAAGATGGGAGAAAGCTTTGGAAGGAGAAAGTGGGATATCATAAAAGGTCTTTGGTCGAGACTTTCATGTTCCGATTCAAGACGATTGTGGGAGACAAACTTCGCTCAAGAACCTGGGGAAATCAATTTACCGAATCTATGATAAAGCTCCAAGCTCTGAACTGTATGACCGAACTGGGTATGCCAGATAGTTATAAAGTGATAAACTGA
- a CDS encoding IS3 family transposase translates to MSSKGSCYDNAAMESFFSTLKRECVRGKIYKDVKDAENEIFNYIECYYNTKRRHSTLGYVSPTKFEEKCQKSLY, encoded by the coding sequence ATGAGCAGCAAAGGAAGCTGCTATGACAATGCTGCAATGGAGAGTTTCTTTAGCACCTTGAAGAGAGAGTGTGTAAGAGGTAAGATTTACAAGGATGTGAAAGATGCTGAAAATGAAATATTTAACTACATAGAGTGTTATTACAATACTAAAAGAAGACACTCAACATTGGGATACGTAAGCCCAACAAAATTTGAAGAAAAGTGCCAAAAAAGCCTATATTAA
- a CDS encoding integrase core domain-containing protein — MEAKKSLGSYIQFYNEERPHQSLGYKTPNEMHGAESSGKIKYMEALA, encoded by the coding sequence ATAGAAGCCAAAAAGAGCCTCGGTTCTTATATCCAATTTTACAATGAGGAGAGACCTCATCAGAGTTTAGGCTACAAAACACCTAATGAAATGCATGGGGCTGAGAGCTCAGGGAAAATAAAATATATGGAGGCATTGGCCTAA
- the ung gene encoding uracil-DNA glycosylase, whose product MMQMEKSWHEALKEEIKKPYISELKKFLEGEKERSQIIFPPEEYVFNAFHQTPYGEVKVVLMGQDPYHGPNQAEGLCFSVRKGISLPPSLRNIYKEMEADVNIPPASHGCLVNWAKQGVLMLNATLTVRKGEPKSHFGRGWETFTDAVIRKLCMRTDPLVFILWGRSAKDKCENILNTVKHPHAILTAAHPSPFSATQFFGCRHFSKTNAVLKEWGKSPVDWSVDG is encoded by the coding sequence ATGATGCAAATGGAAAAAAGTTGGCACGAAGCCCTCAAAGAAGAAATAAAAAAGCCCTACATCTCGGAGCTTAAAAAGTTTTTAGAAGGTGAGAAAGAGAGAAGCCAGATCATTTTTCCTCCTGAGGAATATGTTTTTAACGCTTTTCATCAAACCCCTTACGGTGAAGTCAAAGTTGTTTTGATGGGACAAGACCCCTATCACGGCCCGAATCAGGCAGAGGGGCTTTGTTTTAGTGTTAGGAAGGGAATTTCTCTTCCCCCTTCGTTAAGAAACATTTATAAAGAGATGGAGGCGGATGTAAACATTCCTCCCGCTTCTCATGGATGTTTAGTTAACTGGGCGAAACAAGGTGTTTTAATGCTCAACGCAACCTTAACGGTTCGAAAGGGAGAACCTAAGTCACACTTCGGAAGGGGATGGGAAACCTTTACAGATGCGGTTATTCGAAAGCTTTGCATGCGAACAGACCCGCTGGTTTTTATCCTATGGGGAAGGTCTGCAAAGGACAAGTGTGAAAACATTTTAAATACAGTGAAACATCCGCATGCAATTTTGACGGCAGCACATCCCTCTCCCTTTTCTGCAACACAGTTTTTTGGGTGTCGTCATTTTTCGAAAACAAATGCTGTTTTAAAAGAGTGGGGAAAGTCCCCTGTAGATTGGTCTGTGGATGGATAA
- a CDS encoding MFS transporter, producing the protein MDKEVVKQKTSLFSIFFTFAVDNLGATIVFPIFAPLFLEPSRGLIGTEASLAYKTTMLGLFLGIFPFMQFIFAPIMGEYADHHGRKKALLLTTFLTFVGYALSAFGIHHHSLFIIFLARLIMGVGAGNLSICLSSLSDLSPSPKKKVRYYSYGSAVAGLTFILGPFVGGKLSDPSISPLFGSSFPMFIGAILGLINVLFILFAFGETLENPSKKPFDFIKGIHNIQLALKTDSIKSLYLIYFFYLFSWNIIFLFVPAFVVENFHLSNSKIGDICALLGVCWIFGTGLLHRLFYQTVNPKWILLTSFVAFGLLVVFIPYPHSLKIFLVILGGCTIISGLIWPLCTSAISNAAPPKIQGKVLGLSQSMLSLTMMFSSILGGLFLHAHSMIPFVFSSISSLAAAAVLLQAKVK; encoded by the coding sequence ATGGATAAGGAGGTCGTCAAACAAAAAACTTCCCTGTTTTCAATTTTCTTTACTTTTGCGGTAGACAATCTGGGCGCAACCATTGTCTTTCCGATTTTTGCCCCCCTTTTTTTAGAGCCTTCAAGGGGATTAATTGGGACGGAAGCTTCTCTTGCTTACAAAACAACGATGCTCGGATTATTCTTAGGAATCTTTCCGTTTATGCAATTTATTTTTGCACCGATTATGGGAGAGTATGCGGACCATCACGGAAGAAAAAAAGCCCTTCTGTTAACGACATTCTTAACTTTTGTTGGATACGCGCTTAGTGCGTTTGGAATTCATCATCATTCTCTTTTTATTATTTTCCTTGCTCGACTGATTATGGGAGTTGGTGCTGGAAACCTTTCTATTTGTCTTTCTTCTTTGTCTGATTTAAGCCCCAGCCCCAAGAAGAAGGTTCGTTATTATAGCTATGGTTCGGCGGTTGCTGGTTTGACATTTATTCTTGGTCCTTTTGTCGGAGGAAAGCTTTCTGATCCTTCAATTTCGCCACTATTTGGCTCCTCCTTTCCCATGTTTATTGGTGCAATACTTGGCTTAATCAACGTTCTCTTTATTCTCTTTGCATTTGGTGAAACTTTAGAAAATCCGTCTAAAAAACCCTTTGATTTCATCAAGGGAATTCACAATATTCAGCTTGCTCTCAAAACAGATTCCATCAAAAGCCTTTACCTCATCTATTTTTTCTATCTTTTTTCATGGAATATTATTTTTCTTTTCGTACCAGCCTTTGTTGTTGAAAACTTTCATTTAAGTAACTCCAAAATTGGAGATATTTGCGCACTTCTTGGGGTATGCTGGATTTTTGGAACAGGATTATTGCATCGCCTTTTCTATCAAACGGTTAACCCAAAATGGATTCTCCTTACTTCTTTTGTTGCCTTTGGGTTGCTTGTCGTTTTTATTCCTTACCCACACTCTTTGAAAATTTTTCTTGTGATTCTGGGAGGCTGTACGATTATCTCAGGGTTAATTTGGCCTTTATGTACAAGCGCAATTTCTAATGCAGCGCCCCCAAAAATCCAGGGAAAAGTTTTAGGTTTGAGCCAGTCAATGCTTTCCCTAACGATGATGTTTTCCTCAATTCTTGGGGGGTTATTCCTTCACGCCCACTCGATGATTCCATTCGTGTTTTCAAGTATTTCTTCCCTAGCAGCAGCAGCAGTTCTTCTTCAGGCGAAAGTTAAATGA
- a CDS encoding small ribosomal subunit Rsm22 family protein — MNLEEAIDSICKPYPQKALVQAAAELSKRYHHKQSHTTDLHRIAYVATRLPATYVVLRRVLSQVEMPTTILDCGGGPGTSIWALLDHPIDSLTLIEQDTEFIRLGKKIAPETSFSVTWKTGSFLNLKDSADLLLFSYSLNEIPQEKLSTVVEKAHELTNNFLVIVEPGTPEGFERIRKIRTQLLSLGMFLHAPCPHHNTCPMSGSDWCHFSARLSRTALHRILKKGSLGHEDEKYSYIIASKNRHTPSGARILRTPLKRKGHTVATLCTEEGLIQKTFTGKERKNLHWGDLITNIES, encoded by the coding sequence ATGAATCTTGAAGAAGCCATAGACTCTATTTGTAAACCCTATCCGCAAAAAGCGCTTGTGCAAGCAGCAGCGGAGCTGTCAAAGCGGTATCACCATAAACAATCTCACACTACCGACCTTCACCGGATTGCCTACGTAGCAACCCGCCTTCCCGCAACATACGTTGTTTTAAGGAGGGTATTGTCACAGGTTGAAATGCCCACAACAATTCTTGATTGCGGCGGTGGTCCAGGAACCTCGATCTGGGCGCTTCTTGATCACCCCATCGACAGTCTCACCTTAATCGAACAAGATACTGAATTTATCCGACTCGGAAAAAAAATTGCTCCAGAAACTTCCTTTTCTGTCACCTGGAAGACTGGAAGCTTTCTCAACCTTAAAGACTCTGCCGACCTCCTCCTTTTTTCCTATTCTCTCAATGAAATTCCCCAAGAAAAGCTGTCTACGGTGGTCGAAAAAGCCCACGAGTTAACAAACAACTTCCTTGTTATTGTTGAGCCTGGAACCCCGGAGGGTTTTGAGCGTATCCGAAAAATTCGCACACAGCTTCTTTCTTTGGGCATGTTCCTCCATGCCCCATGCCCCCATCATAATACTTGTCCAATGTCAGGCTCAGACTGGTGCCATTTTTCAGCGCGCCTCTCTCGCACCGCGCTCCATCGCATTCTTAAAAAGGGATCACTTGGCCACGAAGACGAAAAGTATTCCTATATCATCGCCTCTAAAAATCGGCACACTCCATCAGGCGCGCGCATTCTCCGTACGCCGCTCAAGCGCAAAGGTCATACCGTTGCAACCCTCTGCACCGAAGAGGGCCTTATCCAAAAAACCTTCACAGGCAAAGAGCGAAAAAATCTCCATTGGGGGGATCTAATAACCAACATTGAGTCATGA
- a CDS encoding GtrA family protein, whose product MPRWVTTISMSKIKAEFKLIYKFSLVGAFNALIDFVIIFTLMYFGVEPYLSNAICYIVCFFLSFFLGKSFVFRTVKTKKSSELIRFILVFLCAFFFNLIALKVFLSAHINPYMSQLLAGIVYAAVSYILSRKWVFKPASSPEESS is encoded by the coding sequence ATGCCGAGATGGGTTACTACAATTAGTATGAGCAAAATCAAAGCAGAATTTAAACTTATCTATAAATTTTCCCTTGTCGGGGCCTTTAATGCTCTGATTGACTTTGTAATTATTTTTACCCTGATGTATTTCGGGGTTGAGCCTTATTTAAGTAATGCTATCTGTTATATTGTTTGTTTTTTTCTTTCCTTCTTTTTAGGGAAAAGTTTTGTTTTTCGTACTGTGAAAACAAAAAAGAGCTCAGAGTTGATACGGTTCATATTGGTATTTCTGTGCGCCTTTTTTTTCAACCTCATCGCACTAAAAGTCTTTCTTAGTGCCCACATAAATCCCTACATGAGCCAACTCCTCGCTGGGATTGTCTACGCCGCAGTGTCCTACATTCTTTCTCGCAAGTGGGTCTTTAAACCAGCCTCTTCTCCAGAAGAATCCAGCTAG
- a CDS encoding putative nucleotide-diphospho-sugar transferase — protein MSFPTIVCFYTPNTGYEKEVEGLIASCKKFDLPYSIDPIPNFGTWEKNCCFKPKYILKKLIDLKRPILWLDADALIVQKPTLFEALDADIALRIVNELPKDHQSKMISGTVFVNNTPEALKVLQEWDLETETLFKQDPHLWDQVSLRNVLQRSTAEVYALDSRYYQVYNKVEDEKTLHEAIIIHFQASRTLKKTLNHEVVPFWDEAAFIAEKKHQILTTKS, from the coding sequence TTGAGCTTTCCCACCATTGTTTGCTTCTATACCCCCAATACTGGGTACGAAAAAGAAGTGGAGGGTCTCATCGCCTCCTGCAAAAAATTTGACCTTCCCTATTCTATCGATCCCATCCCTAATTTTGGAACATGGGAGAAAAACTGCTGCTTCAAACCTAAATATATCCTGAAAAAACTCATCGACCTCAAACGCCCGATTCTCTGGCTAGATGCCGATGCCCTCATTGTCCAAAAACCGACCCTTTTCGAAGCGCTTGATGCCGATATCGCCCTTCGCATCGTCAATGAGCTCCCGAAAGACCATCAATCGAAAATGATCTCCGGCACTGTCTTTGTAAACAACACACCCGAGGCTCTCAAAGTTCTTCAAGAGTGGGACCTTGAAACAGAAACCCTTTTCAAGCAAGACCCTCACCTATGGGATCAAGTCTCTCTAAGAAATGTCCTTCAGCGCTCCACTGCAGAAGTCTATGCGCTTGACAGCCGCTACTACCAAGTCTACAACAAAGTTGAAGATGAAAAGACATTGCACGAAGCAATCATTATCCACTTTCAAGCTTCACGCACTCTCAAAAAGACCCTTAATCACGAGGTCGTCCCCTTCTGGGACGAAGCCGCCTTCATTGCAGAAAAAAAACACCAAATCCTAACTACAAAATCATAG
- the purB gene encoding adenylosuccinate lyase yields MSLFYESPLTTRYASSEMKETFSSVFKYRTWRKLWVALAEAQKELGLPITDSQINEMRFAVDQIDFDKVRTYEKETRHEVMAHIHAFGDACPQARGVIHMGATSSYIMDNGDLIALKTGMKLLKGKLILLIEKFNHISLKQSNTPCLGYTHFQPAQATTFGKRSSLWLQDFLTDFKDLLAIMEDFPFLGCKGAIGSQGSFLSLFEGDHKKVIKLDDMITQKMGFSRSFIICSQTFPRKQEQRILSLLTSISASAHKCATDLRLLSHLGEVEEPFKETQVGSTAMPYKRNPIYSERVCGLSRFVMNMSQNSVDNAAHQWLERSLDDSSNRRMTIPEAFLATDSVINLLYTIVSGLKTFPKLMEAHLNEHLPYISIETILAAAVLKGRDRQEAHEILRKHTFEAAKKKKETGETYDLLPTLLKAVNLSEKEMEELLQLKNLTGRSHEQVLEFLKLEVEPILEKHLDVDALIPSVEF; encoded by the coding sequence ATGAGCCTCTTTTACGAGTCTCCCCTTACCACTCGTTACGCCTCTTCAGAAATGAAGGAGACGTTCTCCTCTGTTTTTAAATATCGAACGTGGAGAAAACTCTGGGTTGCCCTAGCAGAAGCTCAAAAAGAACTAGGCCTTCCAATTACCGACAGTCAAATCAACGAGATGCGCTTTGCCGTAGATCAAATCGACTTTGACAAAGTGCGCACATATGAAAAAGAGACGCGACACGAAGTCATGGCTCACATCCACGCATTTGGCGACGCTTGTCCTCAAGCGCGAGGAGTCATACACATGGGAGCTACTAGCTCTTACATTATGGACAACGGAGACCTCATTGCTCTAAAAACAGGGATGAAACTGCTCAAAGGAAAGCTGATTCTCCTGATCGAAAAATTCAACCACATTTCCCTTAAGCAATCAAACACTCCATGTCTTGGCTATACTCACTTTCAACCCGCCCAGGCAACCACCTTTGGAAAGCGCAGTAGTTTGTGGCTTCAAGACTTTCTCACAGACTTTAAAGACCTTCTTGCCATCATGGAAGACTTTCCTTTTCTTGGGTGCAAAGGGGCCATTGGAAGCCAAGGGTCTTTTCTGTCTCTCTTTGAAGGGGACCACAAGAAAGTCATAAAACTCGATGATATGATTACCCAAAAAATGGGTTTTAGCCGTTCTTTCATCATTTGTAGTCAAACCTTCCCGCGTAAGCAAGAACAGCGAATTCTTTCACTCTTGACAAGCATTAGTGCAAGTGCGCACAAGTGTGCAACAGACCTCCGCCTTCTTTCCCACTTAGGGGAAGTCGAAGAGCCCTTTAAAGAAACTCAGGTTGGTTCAACAGCCATGCCCTATAAGCGCAACCCTATCTATTCTGAACGGGTATGCGGTCTTTCCCGCTTCGTGATGAATATGTCTCAAAATAGCGTTGACAATGCTGCCCATCAATGGCTTGAACGCTCACTCGACGACTCATCCAACCGAAGAATGACAATTCCTGAAGCCTTCCTAGCCACCGATAGTGTGATCAACCTGCTTTACACAATTGTTTCTGGATTAAAAACCTTCCCAAAACTCATGGAAGCCCATCTAAATGAACACCTTCCTTATATCTCCATCGAAACCATCCTTGCTGCTGCTGTCTTAAAGGGAAGGGATAGACAAGAGGCCCATGAAATTCTCCGCAAACACACCTTTGAAGCCGCTAAAAAGAAAAAAGAAACTGGAGAAACCTACGACCTTCTCCCCACCCTCTTAAAAGCTGTCAATCTATCAGAAAAGGAAATGGAAGAACTTCTTCAACTAAAGAATCTCACGGGTCGTTCACATGAACAAGTCTTGGAGTTTTTAAAGCTCGAAGTCGAGCCCATCTTGGAAAAACATCTCGATGTTGATGCCCTAATCCCGAGCGTAGAGTTTTGA
- a CDS encoding CT583 family protein — translation MPKFNSLLMGRFRNHPKKEKMNELAQRTSENVPANFGGVFQVTPISETEKTSLQNLLEKYQTDDTDVAADLQSLTDLTSEVKAISNQAVILHGERVKKAQVLLKKYRDGAFSNWLLKTYGNRQTPYNFMQYYELYNALPKKLQGIVDEMPRQAIYSLSSRSIPQEKKEAFVEEYQGESKTQLLEKLRSSYPLAKKDKRSPNRTKGVLENLRRAVKGTKDERFIPTNDEKVEISHLIVELTGLLSR, via the coding sequence ATGCCTAAATTCAACTCTCTCTTAATGGGACGCTTTCGCAATCACCCTAAAAAAGAAAAAATGAATGAGCTTGCTCAGAGGACCTCTGAAAACGTTCCCGCAAACTTTGGTGGGGTATTTCAAGTCACCCCTATTAGCGAAACAGAAAAAACCTCTCTTCAAAATCTACTCGAAAAATATCAGACTGACGATACCGATGTTGCAGCTGACTTGCAATCACTCACAGACCTCACTTCAGAAGTCAAAGCGATCAGCAATCAGGCAGTCATTTTACATGGCGAGAGGGTAAAAAAAGCGCAGGTTCTTCTGAAAAAATATCGGGATGGCGCTTTTAGTAACTGGCTTCTTAAAACCTACGGCAACCGTCAAACACCTTACAACTTTATGCAGTACTATGAGCTTTACAATGCTCTTCCTAAAAAACTGCAAGGGATTGTGGATGAAATGCCTAGGCAGGCAATTTACAGCCTTTCTAGCCGCTCTATTCCTCAAGAAAAAAAAGAAGCTTTCGTAGAAGAATACCAGGGAGAATCTAAAACCCAGCTTTTGGAGAAACTCCGCAGCTCTTATCCTCTAGCAAAAAAAGACAAACGAAGCCCCAATAGGACAAAAGGTGTTTTAGAAAACCTGAGGCGTGCTGTTAAAGGAACCAAAGACGAACGGTTCATCCCAACAAATGATGAAAAGGTGGAGATCAGTCACCTCATTGTTGAGCTGACTGGACTGCTATCAAGATGA
- a CDS encoding ParA family protein codes for MKIISVCSFKGGTAKTSISLNLGAAIARFHNKRVLMVDFDAQANLTAGLGLDPDNHDSLAAVLQDTKSIQEVIVHTDHPQVDLIPADTWLERVEVTGVLSSDRYSHEKLKKLLAPLKYDIALIDTPPSLCWLTESSLIACDFALVCATPEFYSIKGLQRLSFFMHYISERHPFELLGVALSFWNMRGKNNEDFLNVVEDTFPEKVLQTKIRRDIAVSEASIHGKPVFETSPKSRAAEDYRKLTQELLNKMTAYENMEQKCLNSTLS; via the coding sequence ATGAAAATTATTTCTGTTTGTAGTTTCAAAGGAGGAACTGCAAAAACATCTATCTCCCTCAACCTGGGAGCAGCCATTGCCCGGTTCCATAATAAACGGGTCCTAATGGTCGATTTTGATGCACAAGCAAACCTCACAGCAGGCCTTGGTCTCGATCCTGACAATCACGACAGTTTAGCAGCCGTTCTTCAAGATACAAAATCCATTCAAGAAGTCATTGTCCATACGGATCACCCTCAAGTAGACTTAATTCCTGCAGACACTTGGCTTGAAAGAGTGGAAGTCACTGGGGTTCTTTCTTCAGATCGCTATTCGCATGAGAAACTGAAGAAACTTTTAGCTCCTCTTAAATACGACATTGCACTGATTGATACACCTCCCTCTCTTTGCTGGCTCACAGAATCGTCTCTGATTGCTTGCGACTTTGCTCTTGTTTGTGCAACCCCAGAATTTTACAGCATCAAAGGCTTGCAACGCCTTTCATTCTTCATGCATTATATTTCCGAACGCCACCCCTTCGAACTTTTAGGAGTTGCCCTTTCTTTTTGGAACATGCGCGGGAAAAACAACGAAGACTTTTTAAACGTTGTCGAAGATACATTCCCAGAAAAAGTATTGCAGACAAAAATCCGAAGAGATATCGCTGTTTCTGAAGCCTCAATTCATGGAAAACCCGTTTTTGAGACCTCCCCAAAAAGTCGTGCAGCAGAAGATTACCGGAAGCTTACGCAAGAGTTATTAAACAAAATGACCGCCTATGAAAACATGGAGCAGAAATGCCTAAATTCAACTCTCTCTTAA